The Altererythrobacter sp. ZODW24 genome window below encodes:
- the carA gene encoding glutamine-hydrolyzing carbamoyl-phosphate synthase small subunit yields the protein MADTATTPAQPKGATGVVVLADGTVIWGMGFGATGDAVGEICFNTAMTGYQEVMTDPSYAAQIVTFTFPHIGNVGANAEDVESAVEGAVGCITREVVTPSSSFRSEQEFSDWLAAHGKIGLSGVDTRALTRRIRLSGAPNAVIVHSPDGKFDVAALAKRAAEWSGLEGMDLAQRVTRDAQEGWEGGSWTLGSGYARSPRDTRPHVVAVDYGAKDNIFRNLVKAGAKVTVLPAKSSLEDIMAHQPDGVFLSNGPGDPAATGAYAVPVIKTLLERDMPLFGICLGHQMLALATGAQTTKMHQGHRGANHPVKRLEDGVVEITSMNHGFAVDGDTLPDSVEATHVSLFDGSNCGIAVKGKQAFGVQYHPEASPGPQDSFYLFEKFVGMLG from the coding sequence ATGGCCGACACCGCCACCACTCCTGCGCAACCTAAAGGTGCGACGGGAGTCGTCGTTTTGGCCGATGGAACGGTGATCTGGGGAATGGGCTTTGGCGCGACCGGGGATGCGGTTGGCGAAATATGCTTCAACACTGCGATGACTGGTTATCAGGAGGTCATGACCGATCCCTCCTACGCCGCGCAGATCGTCACCTTCACTTTCCCGCATATCGGCAATGTCGGCGCGAATGCCGAGGATGTCGAAAGCGCTGTAGAAGGCGCAGTGGGCTGCATTACGCGCGAAGTCGTGACGCCGAGCAGCAGCTTCCGCTCCGAACAGGAATTTTCAGACTGGCTGGCGGCACATGGCAAGATAGGTCTGTCGGGCGTGGACACCCGCGCGCTCACCCGCCGCATCCGCCTGTCCGGCGCTCCCAATGCGGTGATTGTCCACTCGCCGGATGGTAAGTTTGACGTGGCTGCGCTGGCGAAGCGCGCTGCGGAATGGTCGGGGCTGGAGGGAATGGACCTCGCCCAGCGCGTTACCCGCGATGCGCAAGAGGGCTGGGAGGGCGGATCATGGACGCTTGGCAGCGGCTATGCCCGTTCACCGCGTGATACCCGCCCGCATGTCGTGGCAGTGGATTACGGCGCAAAGGACAATATTTTCCGCAATCTGGTGAAGGCCGGTGCGAAGGTTACGGTGCTGCCCGCAAAATCCTCGCTCGAAGACATCATGGCACATCAGCCTGATGGCGTGTTCCTCAGCAATGGCCCGGGCGATCCGGCGGCGACGGGCGCCTATGCGGTGCCTGTGATCAAGACTTTGCTGGAACGCGATATGCCGCTGTTCGGCATTTGCCTCGGCCACCAGATGCTGGCGCTGGCGACCGGCGCGCAGACCACCAAAATGCATCAGGGCCACCGCGGTGCGAACCATCCAGTTAAACGGCTGGAAGATGGTGTGGTGGAAATCACCAGCATGAACCACGGCTTTGCAGTCGATGGCGACACCTTGCCTGACAGCGTCGAGGCAACGCATGTCAGCCTGTTCGACGGATCAAACTGCGGCATAGCGGTAAAGGGCAAGCAGGCGTTTGGCGTGCAATACCACCCGGAGGCGAGCCCCGGCCCGCAGGACAGCTTCTATCTGTTTGAGAAGTTTGTGGGGATGTTGGGGTGA
- the carB gene encoding carbamoyl-phosphate synthase large subunit — protein MPKRTDISSILVIGAGPIVIGQACEFDYSGTQAIKALKEEGYRVVLVNSNPATIMTDPGMADATYVEPITPEIVTKIIEKERPDAVLPTMGGQTALNCALSLQKMGVLEKYGVTMIGADAEAIDKAEDRQKFRDAMDSIGLESARSGIAHNVEQAFEVLERTKLPAIIRPSFTLGGTGGGIAYNKAEFDKIVREGLEASPTTEVLIEESLLGWKEFEMEVVRDKNDNCIIICAIENVDPMGVHTGDSITVAPALTLTDKEYQIMRNASIAVLREIGVETGGSNVQFAVNPADGRLIVIEMNPRVSRSSALASKATGFPIARVAAKLAVGYTLDEIQNEITGATPASFEPTIDYVVTKIPRFAFEKFKGSENNLHTAMKSVGEVMAIGRNFQESMQKALRGLETGLDGFNRVVELEGVSRDVLTGALSKRTPDRLLQVAQAMREGMSVEDINAITGFDPWFLRQIEAIITTEKQISEEGLPSEAASLRKLKAMGFSDKRLATLAVRSVHVAGGMAETQAKRSGLLHDTIRAMAGATSEEEVRELRHKLGVHPVYKRIDSCAAEFEAITPYMYSTYEAPSFGEPENEADPSDRRKIVILGGGPNRIGQGIEFDYCCCHACFALEDAGYETIMINCNPETVSTDYDTSDRLYFEPLTGEDVLEILRVEQSKGELVGVIVQFGGQTPLKLAQTLEDAGIPILGTSPDAIDLAEDRERFAKLVDQLKLKQPANGIARSRDEAVAVANHIGFPVLMRPSYVLGGRAMEIVDSVAQLDDYITTAVQVSGDSPVLIDQYLRDAVECDVDALCDGEQVVIAGVMQHIEEAGVHSGDSACTLPPYSLSDEIIAEMERQAELLAFALKVRGLMNIQFAVKDGEVYLIEVNPRASRTVPFVAKAIGQPIAKMAARVMAGEMLADLPPIKRDVDYMAVKEAVFPFARFPGSDPVLTPEMKSTGEVMGIDSDFPTAFLKSQMGAGVTLPTEGVVFVSVKDSDKTVILPAVKQLIDKGFTIIATGGTQRYLAEAGLPVERVNKVAEGRPHIVDKMVDGEVALVFNTTEGWQSIMDSKSIRASALAEKIPYYTTAAASLAAAQAIALVDASQLEVRSLQDYYSSN, from the coding sequence ATGCCCAAACGCACTGACATCTCCTCGATCCTCGTCATTGGCGCTGGTCCTATTGTGATCGGTCAGGCTTGCGAGTTCGATTATTCGGGCACGCAGGCGATCAAGGCTTTGAAGGAGGAGGGCTACCGCGTGGTCCTCGTCAATTCGAACCCCGCCACGATCATGACCGATCCGGGCATGGCCGACGCGACTTATGTCGAGCCGATCACGCCCGAAATCGTCACCAAGATCATCGAGAAAGAGCGCCCTGATGCGGTGCTGCCCACGATGGGCGGGCAGACGGCGCTGAACTGCGCATTGTCCCTGCAGAAGATGGGTGTGCTCGAAAAATACGGCGTCACCATGATTGGTGCCGATGCGGAGGCCATCGACAAGGCCGAGGACCGCCAGAAATTTCGCGATGCGATGGACAGCATCGGCCTCGAAAGCGCGCGCAGCGGCATTGCCCATAATGTGGAGCAAGCCTTCGAAGTGCTGGAGCGCACCAAGCTGCCCGCGATCATCCGCCCCAGCTTTACCCTTGGCGGCACAGGCGGCGGCATCGCCTATAATAAGGCTGAGTTCGACAAGATCGTGCGCGAGGGGCTGGAAGCCAGTCCGACCACCGAAGTTCTGATCGAGGAATCGCTCCTCGGCTGGAAAGAATTCGAGATGGAGGTCGTGCGCGACAAGAACGACAATTGCATCATCATTTGTGCGATTGAGAATGTCGATCCGATGGGCGTGCACACGGGCGACAGCATCACCGTCGCCCCCGCGCTGACGCTGACCGACAAAGAATATCAGATCATGCGGAATGCCAGCATCGCGGTGCTGCGCGAAATCGGCGTGGAAACGGGCGGATCGAATGTCCAATTCGCGGTGAACCCCGCCGATGGCCGCTTGATCGTGATCGAGATGAACCCGCGCGTGTCGCGCTCTTCCGCGCTGGCATCCAAAGCCACCGGCTTCCCCATCGCGCGCGTCGCGGCGAAGCTGGCCGTTGGATATACGCTGGACGAGATCCAGAACGAGATCACTGGCGCAACGCCCGCGAGCTTCGAACCGACGATTGATTACGTCGTCACCAAGATCCCGCGCTTTGCCTTCGAGAAGTTCAAAGGCTCGGAAAACAACCTCCACACCGCGATGAAATCCGTCGGCGAAGTGATGGCAATTGGCCGCAACTTCCAGGAATCGATGCAGAAGGCCTTGCGCGGTCTGGAAACAGGCCTCGACGGGTTCAACCGCGTGGTCGAACTGGAAGGTGTCAGCCGTGATGTTCTGACCGGAGCTTTGTCCAAGCGCACTCCCGACCGTTTGCTGCAAGTCGCGCAAGCAATGCGTGAAGGCATGAGCGTCGAGGACATCAATGCGATCACTGGCTTCGACCCGTGGTTCCTGCGCCAGATCGAAGCGATCATCACCACCGAGAAACAGATTTCAGAAGAGGGCCTGCCGAGCGAAGCTGCATCACTGCGTAAGCTGAAAGCGATGGGCTTTTCCGACAAGCGGCTGGCAACCTTGGCTGTCCGTTCTGTGCATGTCGCAGGCGGGATGGCAGAAACGCAGGCCAAACGCTCCGGCCTGCTCCACGATACCATCCGCGCAATGGCCGGGGCCACCAGCGAGGAGGAAGTCCGCGAACTGCGCCACAAACTCGGCGTGCATCCAGTTTACAAGCGCATCGATAGCTGCGCCGCGGAATTCGAGGCGATCACGCCGTATATGTACTCGACTTACGAGGCCCCAAGCTTCGGCGAACCCGAGAACGAAGCTGATCCAAGCGACCGCCGCAAGATCGTGATTCTTGGCGGCGGGCCGAACCGCATCGGGCAGGGCATCGAGTTTGACTATTGCTGCTGCCATGCGTGCTTCGCACTCGAAGATGCAGGCTACGAAACCATCATGATCAACTGCAACCCGGAAACGGTCAGCACGGATTATGACACCAGCGACCGGCTCTATTTCGAACCGCTTACGGGCGAGGACGTGCTTGAAATTCTGCGCGTAGAGCAAAGCAAAGGCGAGCTAGTCGGTGTGATCGTACAGTTTGGCGGACAGACCCCGCTGAAACTGGCGCAGACACTGGAAGATGCAGGCATCCCGATTTTGGGCACGTCGCCAGACGCAATCGACCTCGCCGAAGACCGCGAACGGTTTGCCAAGCTGGTCGATCAGTTGAAGCTGAAGCAACCAGCCAATGGCATCGCCCGCAGCCGTGACGAGGCCGTTGCAGTCGCAAACCACATCGGTTTCCCCGTGCTGATGCGCCCAAGCTACGTTTTGGGCGGCCGCGCGATGGAGATTGTGGATTCGGTCGCGCAGCTCGACGATTATATCACCACCGCCGTACAGGTTTCCGGCGACAGCCCGGTGCTGATCGACCAATATTTGCGCGACGCGGTCGAATGCGATGTCGACGCTTTGTGTGACGGCGAACAGGTCGTGATCGCGGGCGTGATGCAGCATATTGAGGAAGCCGGTGTCCATTCAGGCGACAGTGCTTGCACCTTGCCGCCTTACAGTCTCTCCGACGAAATCATTGCCGAGATGGAGCGTCAGGCTGAATTGCTCGCTTTCGCGCTGAAAGTGCGCGGCCTGATGAACATTCAATTCGCCGTGAAGGACGGCGAGGTCTACCTCATCGAAGTGAACCCGCGCGCCAGCCGCACGGTACCCTTCGTGGCAAAAGCCATCGGACAACCGATCGCCAAGATGGCCGCGCGCGTGATGGCTGGCGAAATGCTCGCCGACTTGCCGCCAATCAAGCGCGACGTTGATTATATGGCTGTGAAGGAAGCGGTGTTCCCGTTTGCTCGTTTCCCGGGCTCCGATCCGGTGCTGACGCCAGAAATGAAGTCCACCGGCGAAGTAATGGGAATCGATAGCGATTTCCCGACCGCTTTCCTCAAATCACAGATGGGCGCGGGGGTAACTCTGCCAACTGAAGGCGTGGTCTTCGTATCGGTAAAGGACAGCGACAAAACCGTGATCCTGCCAGCGGTCAAGCAGCTGATCGATAAGGGCTTCACCATTATCGCTACCGGCGGAACGCAGCGTTATCTGGCTGAGGCCGGTCTGCCCGTTGAACGGGTGAACAAAGTTGCCGAAGGCCGCCCGCATATCGTCGACAAAATGGTCGATGGCGAAGTGGCCTTGGTGTTCAACACGACCGAGGGCTGGCAGTCGATTATGGACAGCAAATCGATCCGCGCATCAGCACTGGCCGAGAAGATTCCGTACTACACAACAGCTGCCGCGTCCCTCGCTGCAGCACAGGCAATTGCTCTAGTTGATGCGAGCCAGCTTGAAGTCCGGTCGTTGCAGGACTATTATAGTTCAAACTAA
- the greA gene encoding transcription elongation factor GreA, with translation MDKVPMLAEGYETLMADLKQLRAERPTIVDAIEEARAHGDLSENAEYHAAKERQGQVEAMIGDIESKVTRAQIIDPKTLSGDKVVFGATVTLLDDDDKPVKYQIVGETEANVGSGRISYSSPLARALIGRSKGDEVELTVPSGDKSYLIEKIDFI, from the coding sequence ATGGATAAGGTGCCAATGCTCGCCGAGGGCTATGAGACACTGATGGCTGATCTAAAGCAATTGCGTGCTGAACGGCCGACAATTGTGGATGCAATCGAAGAAGCGCGTGCGCATGGCGATCTTTCCGAAAACGCGGAATATCACGCGGCGAAGGAACGCCAGGGCCAGGTCGAAGCCATGATCGGCGATATCGAAAGCAAGGTAACGCGCGCCCAGATTATCGACCCGAAAACGCTTTCAGGCGACAAGGTTGTTTTCGGCGCGACGGTCACTTTGCTGGACGATGATGACAAGCCGGTGAAGTATCAGATCGTCGGCGAAACCGAGGCCAATGTTGGCAGCGGGCGGATTTCCTACAGCTCGCCGCTTGCGCGGGCATTGATCGGTCGATCAAAGGGTGACGAAGTCGAACTGACCGTGCCATCGGGCGATAAGTCATATTTGATCGAGAAGATCGACTTTATCTAA
- a CDS encoding DUF4170 domain-containing protein, with the protein MSDKQLLHLVIGGRVTDPRGVEFQDLKDIHTVGFYHSFEEAEEAWRSWAQRTVDDAEMKYVIVHLHKLLEPKLP; encoded by the coding sequence ATGTCAGACAAACAATTGCTACACCTCGTCATCGGCGGCCGGGTAACTGACCCGCGCGGCGTCGAATTCCAGGATCTCAAGGATATTCACACTGTCGGGTTCTACCACAGCTTTGAAGAAGCAGAAGAAGCTTGGCGTTCCTGGGCCCAGCGCACAGTCGATGATGCCGAGATGAAGTATGTCATCGTGCATCTGCACAAGCTGCTGGAACCGAAGCTTCCATAA